The Phycisphaeraceae bacterium DNA segment CTTCTTCACAATCGTCGACTTCGCCATCACCGGCTTCATGGGTCTCCCAGGTCGCGGCAGCGCCGCCCGGCGTCACAACTCCCGATACTCCGCCAGCGACTCGTCCAACTGCGCCGCCGCGGCCTGCATCGCTCATCTCCTGGAGCGCGGAGCGACCGCTCAAGTGGAGTGACTTTCAGGGGCCCGTGCCATCGAGCAACGAAGACGCCGACAGCTCGAGTGCCGAAGGCTCGCACGAGAGCGGCTGCCACCACGCAGCCATGACGGCGTGCACGCTCCAGATCCACTACTCCGATCGAGCCACCTCTGAGCAGCGCACTCGCGGTGGTTGGTGGACCTGCACCGTGCAACTTGCATCGGTCCGAACGGAAGCGCTCTTCGATCCGTCGAAGTCATGGGTCAAGGCAGATCTGAAGAGTGACGCTCTCCTCGCGCACGAGCAGATTCACTTCGATCTCGTGCACATCCAGGCCCGCCGGGCCGCGGCGCGGATTTCGCGCGAACTGGGTGCCAAGGCCTTCACGGCTGAAGCGGCCACGGAGCGCGAAGCGCGCGACCTCGCCCGAGCCAGGTGGATCGAGGAGATCGAGCGCCTCGTGGCGGAGGAGCGCGCGGAACTCAACGAGCGAAATCGGCTCTACGACGCCGAGACGGAGCACGGCACTCGGGCCGTGGAGCAGCAGCGCTGGGCGCGCCTGGTTGAACGGGAGCTGCGGGAACTCGGCATCCGCCGACCCGCGGCACGGTGAGGCGGCGCAGCCGAGCCGCCTACGCCTTCGGCCCCTCGGGCGGCGCAATGAAGACATCCTTCACGGGCATCTTCGCAAAGAGTGACGCAGGCTTGCCGAAGTTCGTCGCCAGCACATCGGCGGGATTCGCCGCGATCCACTGGGAGAGATCCACGGTCGCGTAGATGCCGGTGTTGAAGCCGATGAGAAGTCGCGCCGGGGTCGACCCGACATTCTCGATCGAATGGCCGTAACCCTGCGGGATGTACCCGACATCGCCCGCCTCGAGCCGCTCCACGCGATAGCGCCCATGTGAACCGAAGAGCGTCACGCTCACGGAGCCCTCGACGACATAGTGCCACTCATCGGAAGTGGGGTGCCAATGCAGTTCGCGCAGGGCGCCGGGCTCAAGGTCGAGCACCACGCCGGTCATCGTGCGCGAGATGGGGAAGTTCGTGCTGTCCACGCGCCACTCGCGTCCTCCATGAAAGACCCGGTGCGGCGGCTGTGCAAGCAGGCGATACCGATGAGTGAGCGGTGGTCGCGAGGCGCCCTGCAGCGCGGGCTTCGCAGGTTCGGGCGGCACCTCGCCAAAGGCAAAGTACGCCTCCTCCTTCGGAAACTCCTTGAAGGTCGAGGCGGCGACACCGAGGTTCTTCGCCAGAAGCTCAGGTGAAACATGACCGAGCCAATCGGTGATGCTGAATGTTCCAAACTCTGAGAAGTAGCCGTTATCGAAGATGAGGATGAATCGACACGGTTCCGTCCCGAGGCACTGGAGCATGTGCGGATGACCGCGCGGGAAGTACCAGACATCACCTGGATCGAAGTCGTTCGTCTCGGCGTTGCCGTCGGGATCGACCACCGTCGTGCGCACGCGGCCCGAGAGAACGAACGCCCACTCGGCGGCCGTTGCGTGCCAGTGCAGCTCGCGGATGCCGCCCGGCTCGATCCTCATCGAGACGCCGGCGAGCCCCTTGGAGATAGGCAACTGCGTGACCGTGGCTTCCTTGCCGTAGCTCGATCGCATCACCTTGCCGGCTGAGGCGTCGAGGCGGAACTTGAAGCTCGGCAGCTCGCTCCCTGAAAGCAGGGGATCCGGCGTGTTGTTCTGAAAGCTCGAGTCGCCGGAGAACGCCGGTGCCCAGGGGGTCGGGGGTGACATCGAGTGTGTCCTTTCTCGCTCGCGCGGAAGGGCGATCAGGCGCCGGCCACCACGCCCAAGATGGTGCTGACGAGCTGATGCACGCCGCGCGGGTCGATCAGCCAGAGCCAGTCGTCGAAGAGGAACTCAAATCGCTTGGCCAGCAGCGTGACACGGCCCATCACGGTGAATCCGAACACGGCGCCGAAGGTGATCATCAGGAACCACACGCCCACGCGCGCCACGCGCCCGGCGGCGCCCTTCTGCTCCATCGAGAAGAAGAAGTAGAAGAGCGTGCAGACCGTGCCGATGAGCAGCAGGGAGTTCTGGAGCGACGCGAGGAAACTTTGCCAGATCATCTCTCCGGTGCCCAGCGGCTGACCGGGAACGAGTTCCTTCACCACGACCAGCGGTGACTGCGCGGTGGCCGCCCGAAGCTGCCCGAGCAGATCGCTGTCGATGAAGGTGAAGAGCTTCAAACCCGCGAAGGTGCCGATGATGAAGGCGAGCGGCCAGACACCCATCCAGCGCACCTTCGGCACGAGCTGCATGAGCAGCATGACGCCCAGCACCAGCGCGGCCGCCATCGCCAGGCGATCCGCAAGGCTTGGATCCCGCAGGGTCGGCTGCACCACTTCGCGCACAACCCACGGCACGAGGGCGCCGAAGAGCTTCGGAACGAGCACATCCCAGAAGCCGACCACCATGTAGTACGCGGCGCTGGCGCCGACGACCACGCTCTCGGTGAACTTGTAGAACGGGTTGTCGCGATAGAGGAATGAGAACGCCGCGAGTGTGAAGAGCGCCGCCAGCCAGAGGCCGATGGTGCGCGGCCAACTCAGTCGACTTTCAGGCTCCCGCCCACCGGTTCGTAGGGCTTCCGCGCGCGCCTCGAACACCTCGGTGGCCTTGATCTCGCGCCACGAGGTCCAGCCGATGATCTTCGCGCCACTCTGATCCGTCTCCTGCCAGACTCCGCGCCGGTCGATTGCGCCTGCCGGCGGCGTGACGGGATTCCAGGTCGCGCGCGGTGGGCGGTCGCCCTGATCGGCCCATGGAATCGGATCGGCGGGAACTTCTTCAAACGCCTGCACCTTCGGCTCGACATAGATCCGACCCATCCGGCCGGCAAGTGCTCGGAAGGAGATGAACCCCACGAAGAGCAGTCCGATGAGCGCCCAGATGATCGTCTGACGACTCACGCGCCACCTCCGCGCCGACGGCTGGTGAAGTAGATGACATTCCCCAGGATGATGAGCGACACCATCAGCACATGGGCGACAAGCTGCGGGCCCATCCGGCGCACCGCTTCCTGGTACTTCGGTGGAATCGGAGCGCCGGGGTTCAGCTTCTCGACCTTGTCGTTCACGAGCGTCTCGTACTCCGCGGCGCCCTTGATGGCGCCAATCAGGCCATCAAGCTGGCCGGGGTAGTAGGGGAAGAGTTGCGGCGTCTGCACGCCGGTGCAGCCGACCACGGCCTTCAGCGGCGTGGCGCTCCCGCGCTCGGGAGTCACGACATACTGCACCCACTCCTTGCCGCCGGGATAGCCCGCGCTGACGGCGATCAGGCACGCGAAGTCGCGCGTCGTGCGGATGCCCGACATCATCGGAATCTGAGTGACGCTGATGCCGCGGACATCACGCGGGAAGGTCCGTAGGAAGTCCGACTTCGCCTGCTGCATGACGGCTTCATTGCCCGCCTGGAAGCCGAGGTTGACCCAATCCACCCCTTCCACGAGATGGGGGAAGTCCTCCTTCAGCACCTCGCGAATCTTGTCGGCGATCATCTGCGGTCCAAAGGGCCACAGGGTGATGAAGTACATCGAGTAGCCGCGCAGCGCGCAGTGCCGGACGAGCGAGGTCGCCATCGGCCCGAGCTCCGGCTCGCTCGCGGGATCGAAGTCGAAGGAGAGCAGGACTCGCGAACCATCGGGGAGATTGTTGATGGTGTTGAACGCGCGTTCCGCAACGGCCGTGGGCTTCTCGGGGAAGCGCGCCTCGAAGAGGATCG contains these protein-coding regions:
- a CDS encoding cupin domain-containing protein produces the protein MSPPTPWAPAFSGDSSFQNNTPDPLLSGSELPSFKFRLDASAGKVMRSSYGKEATVTQLPISKGLAGVSMRIEPGGIRELHWHATAAEWAFVLSGRVRTTVVDPDGNAETNDFDPGDVWYFPRGHPHMLQCLGTEPCRFILIFDNGYFSEFGTFSITDWLGHVSPELLAKNLGVAASTFKEFPKEEAYFAFGEVPPEPAKPALQGASRPPLTHRYRLLAQPPHRVFHGGREWRVDSTNFPISRTMTGVVLDLEPGALRELHWHPTSDEWHYVVEGSVSVTLFGSHGRYRVERLEAGDVGYIPQGYGHSIENVGSTPARLLIGFNTGIYATVDLSQWIAANPADVLATNFGKPASLFAKMPVKDVFIAPPEGPKA